The proteins below come from a single Jaculus jaculus isolate mJacJac1 chromosome X, mJacJac1.mat.Y.cur, whole genome shotgun sequence genomic window:
- the LOC123456587 gene encoding translation initiation factor IF-2-like has translation MKPRGLPGNSMLTLTVKSKCPGSPAETSEAPIENGQQMNANPLNYLATDERELALNVYSGKDGSLANSRFMVDAAALFAHAARHLAAAPLPAGPLSPPTCSRSAKAPGPARPSPAISSLGPSPPHFPPAAPGARSPARTGPKSARSPRPSQSGSRGPAHYLGAPCLPLLSSGGSAGPPPTPRRASAGLAPRASRATLERHDRRAPIARPRWSRGTAHQAAGPAQEARVGRAERAEGLGREGRPAGPEGRRRAPAPRARAPLRQRRPCLRPCRRGAGPGRRGSGSPRTPSHLPGRVVTPGASPAMTRPPPPPARAAAPQARAPGDLERRSPPPPVPHRGSPAILNRPRLDRTGGAPQGREGRVPVGQGLSAQAPLGGSGERRAESRPRSAND, from the exons ATGAAGCCCAGAGG GCTGCCAGgaaattcaatgttaacactgaCAGTCAAATCTAAGTGCCCCGGAAGCCCAGCCG AAACCAGCGAAGCTCCCATAGAAAATGGACAACAGATGAATGCTAATCCGCTGAACTACCTGGCCACCGACGAGAGAGAGCTGGCCCTGAACGTCTATAGTGGCAAAGATGGCAGCCTCGCAAACTCCCGCTTCATGGTGGAC GCGGCCGCCCTGTTTGCGCACGCAGCCCGCCACCTCGCCGCTGCGCCTCTTCCAGCAGGGCCCCTGTCCCCGCCCACCTGCTCCCGGTCGGCCAAGGCCCCTGGCCCAGCCCGGCCCAGCCCCGCCATCTCCTCCCTcggtccctccccaccccacttcccTCCCGCCGCCCCTGGCGCCCGATCGCCCGCCAGGACAGGGCCAAAGAGCGCCCGGAGCCCCCGCCCCTCGCAGTCAGGCTCGCGGGGCCCTGCCCATTACCTCGGCGCCCCCTGCCTGCCCCTGCTCTCCTCTGGGGGCTCGGCCGGCCCGCCCCCCACACCCCGCCGGGCCAGCGCTGGCCTCGCGCCCCGCGCCTCGCGCGCCACCCTCGAGCGCCACGACCGCCGTGCCCCGATCGCCAGGCCTCGATGGTCGCGCGGCACCGCGCACCAGGCCGCCGGGCCGGCCCAGGAGGCCCGGGTGGGGCGGGCGGAGCGGGCCGAGGGGTTAGGTAGGGAAGGCCGGCCAGCTGGGCCGGAGGGGCGGCGGCGCGCACCAGCACCGCGCGCCCGCGCCCCACTCCGCCAGCGCCGCCCCTGCCTGCGCCCGTGCCGccggggggcggggcctggccGGCGGGGCTCGGGCTCCCCGAGGACCCCGAGCCACCTTCCCGGCCGGGTCGTGACCCCGGGCGCGAGCCCTGCGATgacccggccgccgccgccgccggctcGGGCTGCAGCGCCCCAGGCCCGCGCGCCAGGTGATCTCGAGCGACGCAGCCCACCTCCTCCTGTCCCCCACCGAGGCTCACCTGCCATCCTAAACCGCCCTAGACTGGACCGGACTGGGGGGGCCCCGCAGGGAAGAGAGGGGCGGGTGCCAGTAGGCCAAGGTCTCTCTGCCCAGGCTCCGCTCGGCGGGTCGGGCGAAAGGCGCGCGGAGTCGAGGCCGCGTTCTGCCAATGACTGA
- the Prrg3 gene encoding transmembrane gamma-carboxyglutamic acid protein 3, producing MAVFLEAKNAHAVLKRFPRANEFLEELRQGTIERECMEEICSYEEVKEVFENKEKTMEFWKGYPNAVYSVRDPSQSSDAMYVVVPLLGVVLLIVIALFIIWRCQLQKATRHHPSYAQNRYLASRAGHSLPRVMVYRGTVHSQGESSGHREAASTPQVVLGPSRGGRTTVRLESTVYFPELSLSRLSSATPPPSYEEVTAPQEGSSEEASVSYNDPPPKYEEIVAASPGADK from the exons ATGGCTG TATTTCTGGAAGCCAAGAATGCTCATGCAGTCCTGAAACGATTCCCTCGTGCCAATGAGTTCCTGGAGGAGCTACGTCAAGGCACCATTGAACGAGAGTGCATGGAAGAGATCTGCAGCTACGAGGAGGTTAAGGAGGTGTTTGAGAACAAAGAGAAAACG ATGGAGTTCTGGAAGGGGTACCCAAATGCAGTCTACTCAGTCCGAGACCCCTCGCAGAGTTCTGATGCCATGTATGTGGTGGTGCCTCTTCTGGGGGTGGTCTTGCTGATTGTCATCGCCTTGTTCATCATCTGGAGGTGCCAACTGCAGAAAGCAACTCGCCACCACCCCTCCTATGCTCAAAACCGGTACCTAGCCAGTCGCGCCGGGCATAGCCTCCCCCGAGTCATGGTGTACCGGGGCACTGTGCATAGCCAGGGAGAGTCCTCTGGGCATCGTGAGGCAGCGAGCACCCCACAGGTAGTGCTGGGGCCCAGCCGGGGGGGCAGGACCACGGTCCGGCTGGAGAGCACCGTCTACTtccctgagctctctctctccagattgTCCAGTGccacccctcctccctcctaTGAGGAGGTGACTGCACCCCAAGAGGGAAGCAGTGAGGAAGCCAGTGTCTCTTACAATGACCCACCCCCCAAGTATGAAGAGATAGTGGCCGCCAGCCCAGGTGCAGACAAGTAG
- the Fate1 gene encoding fetal and adult testis-expressed transcript protein, protein MAEGPANFKEEIEMSLAEDLGTGSLGRSQEQSESPETVECEPRLLNISQRRLRMEAKAPGPSPGHSSWILSGSRPKKGGHQLQMPRMSREQIHCDTHSQEYTGMFQGTRFPYERNPDADIVAEIGLEELSGLEMEVMRRQMQVITGRLRALENRDATWYHKETILFALLLTMCLANLWLWLRQ, encoded by the exons atggcagaaggccctgcaaACTTCAAAGAAGAGATAGAAATGTCCCTAGCTGAAGACCTGGGGACCGGAAGCCTTGGGCGGAGCCAAGAACAGTCAGAGAGTCCAG AAACAGTGGAGTGTGAGCCCAGGCTGCTGAATATCTCCCAGAGGCGACTGAGGATGGAAGCAAAGGCTCCTGGACCTTCCCCGGGCCACTCATCTTGGATTCTGTCTGGCTCCCGTCCCAAGAAAGGG GGACACCAGCTGCAGATGCCCCGGATGTCGAGAGAACAGATCCACTGTGATACCCATTCCCAGGAGTACACTGGCATGTTCCAAGGCACCAGGTTCCCCTACGAGCG CAACCCGGATGCGGATATTGTGGCGGAGATTGGCCTGGAAGAGCTCAGCGGACTGGAGATGGAAGTCATGAGAAGGCAG ATGCAAGTGATCACTGGGCGTCTGCGTGCCCTCGAGAACCGGGATGCCACCTGGTACCATAAGGAGACGATACTCTTCGCTCTGCTGCTGACCATGTGCTTAGCTAACCTGTGGCTGTGGCTGCGccagtga